In Nostoc sp. UHCC 0926, a single genomic region encodes these proteins:
- the argH gene encoding argininosuccinate lyase, with translation MTKEQTWSQRFESALHPAIARFNASIGFDIELIEYDLTGSQAHAKMLAHTGIISQEEGEQLVAGLEQIRQEYRQGKFQPGIDAEDVHFAVERRLTEIVGDVGKKLHTARSRNDQVGTDTRLYLRDQIQQIKSELREFQGVLLDIAEKHVETLIPGYTHLQRAQPLSLAHHLLAYFQMAQRDWERLGDVSRRVNISPLGCGALAGTTFPIDRHYTAKLLDFEDIYANSLDGVSDRDFAIEFLCAASLIMVHLSRLAEEVILWSSEEFRFVTLKDSCATGSSIMPQKKNPDVPELVRGKTGRVFGHLQAMLVIMKGLPLAYNKDLQEDKEGLFDSVNTVKASLEAMTILLREGLEFRTQRLAEAVAEDFSNATDVADYLAARGVPFREAYNLVGKVVKTSIAAGKLLKDLKLEELQELHPAFAADIYEAISPRQVVAARNSYGGTGFVQVSKALIAARAQIAAE, from the coding sequence ATGACCAAAGAACAAACTTGGAGTCAGCGATTTGAATCAGCTTTGCATCCGGCGATCGCTCGTTTTAATGCCAGTATAGGTTTTGATATTGAATTAATAGAATATGACCTCACTGGTTCTCAAGCTCATGCCAAAATGCTAGCTCACACGGGCATTATCTCCCAAGAAGAAGGAGAGCAACTGGTTGCAGGTTTAGAACAAATTCGCCAAGAGTACCGCCAGGGGAAATTTCAGCCTGGTATCGATGCTGAAGATGTCCATTTTGCAGTTGAACGACGACTGACAGAAATTGTCGGCGATGTGGGTAAAAAGCTGCATACGGCGCGATCGCGTAATGACCAAGTTGGCACCGATACCAGACTCTACCTGCGCGACCAAATCCAACAAATCAAAAGCGAATTGCGAGAATTTCAAGGTGTTTTACTGGATATAGCCGAAAAGCACGTTGAAACCCTAATTCCTGGCTATACTCACCTCCAACGCGCCCAACCCCTGAGTTTAGCTCACCACCTCTTGGCATACTTTCAAATGGCGCAACGTGACTGGGAACGCTTAGGAGATGTTTCTCGCCGCGTGAATATCTCACCTTTGGGGTGCGGTGCTTTAGCGGGAACTACTTTCCCGATTGATCGCCACTACACAGCCAAACTCTTGGATTTTGAGGATATTTATGCTAACAGCCTTGATGGAGTCAGCGATCGCGATTTTGCGATCGAATTCTTGTGTGCTGCTAGCTTGATTATGGTTCACCTCAGCCGCCTTGCAGAAGAAGTCATTCTTTGGTCATCTGAAGAATTCCGCTTTGTCACCCTCAAAGATAGCTGTGCCACGGGTTCCAGTATTATGCCCCAAAAGAAAAACCCCGATGTACCAGAATTGGTGCGGGGGAAAACGGGACGTGTATTCGGTCATCTCCAGGCGATGTTAGTGATTATGAAGGGGCTACCCTTGGCATATAACAAAGACCTACAAGAAGATAAAGAAGGTCTATTTGATAGCGTCAACACAGTCAAAGCCTCTCTAGAAGCGATGACGATTTTGCTCAGGGAAGGCTTGGAATTTCGTACCCAGCGGTTAGCAGAAGCTGTGGCGGAAGATTTTTCCAATGCTACCGATGTAGCAGATTATCTGGCAGCACGGGGCGTCCCTTTCCGGGAAGCTTACAACCTTGTGGGCAAGGTGGTAAAAACTAGCATTGCCGCAGGTAAACTCCTGAAAGATTTGAAATTGGAAGAGTTGCAAGAACTACATCCGGCATTTGCAGCAGATATTTATGAGGCGATATCCCCGCGTCAAGTTGTGGCAGCCCGCAATAGTTACGGTGGAACTGGCTTTGTACAGGTAAGCAAAGCACTCATAGCCGCCCGCGCTCAAATTGCTGCCGAGTAA